One genomic region from Drosophila subpulchrella strain 33 F10 #4 breed RU33 chromosome 2R, RU_Dsub_v1.1 Primary Assembly, whole genome shotgun sequence encodes:
- the LOC119549098 gene encoding dnaJ homolog subfamily C member 21, with translation MRCYYEELELQRDANDGDIKTAYRKMALRWHPDKNPDRLAEAKDRFQLIQQAYEVLSDPQERSWYDNHREQILRGKNSEYTENSLDVFQYFTSSCYKGYGDDEQGFYRVYTEVFVQIAAEDIEFMDEDDRLGMAPDFGHANSSYEEVVGPFYAFWQAYSTRKTYEWLCPYDVREIKERFILRKVEKEMKKIVQAARKERNEEVRNLVNFVRKRDRRVQAYRRVLEERAEANRLKQEEKRKEQLRKRQEELAAVRENKVFNEGYEEQLKQLEQQYGSESDEFTDEDEDEEDGEDSDNEGDPEAEKFEVEYVDDLYCVACNKTFKNAKARANHEESKKHKENVERLCQEMEEEEEAFNDASHEDSLIGVEEDLEEFQIADDQLSGEEALSEEESALSKRSKKNKKSRKSAAKPAQEEVSDGPDEPIELKATKSESEDEDWSKGKKAAKKSKSKKSAASKVKPAEQSASESIPKEAKATPRSGDEDLDPTKPQHTCVTCRLVFDSKNKLFAHLKKTNHGVYIPKAKPDVEGKPPGKAKGKRNK, from the exons ATGCGCTGCTACTACGAGGAGCTCGAGCTCCAAAGGGACGCCAACGATGGGGACATCAAGACCGCGTACCGCAAAATGGCCCTGCGCTGGCACCCGGACAAGAACCCCGACCGGCTGGCGGAGGCCAAGGATCGCTTCCAGCTGATCCAGCAGGCGTACGAAGTGCTCTCCGACCCGCAAGAACGCTCCTGGTACGACAACCACCGCGAGCAGATCCTGCGCGGCAAGAACTCCGAGTACACGGAGAACAGCCTGGACGTGTTCCAGTACTTCACCAGCTCCTGCTACAAGGGCTACGGCGATGACGAGCAGGGCTTCTATCGCGTGTACACGGAGGTCTTCGTCCAGATCGCCGCGGAGGACATTGAGTTCATGGACGAGGACGACCGGCTGGGGATGGCACCGGACTTCGGCCACGCGAACAGCAGCTATGAGGAGGTGGTGGGTCCTTTCTACGCCTTCTGGCAGGCCTACAGCACACGCAAAACCTACGAGTGGCTGTGCCCGTACGACGTGCGCGAGATTAAGGAGCGCTTCATCCTGCGCAAGGTGGAAAAAGAGATGAAGAAGATCGTCCAGGCTGCGCGCAAGGAGCGGAACGAAGAG GTTCGGAACCTGGTAAACTTTGTGAGGAAGCGTGATCGCAGAGTTCAGGCATACCGGCGCGTGCTCGAGGAACGCGCCGAGGCCAATCGATTAAAGCAGGAGGAGAAGCGCAAGGAGCAGCTGAGAAAGCGCCAGGAGGAACTGGCTGCCGTCAGGGAAAATAAAGTCTTTAACGAGGGCTACGAGGAGCAGCTGAAGCAGTTAGAACAGCAGTACGGCAGTGAGTCGGACGAGTTCACGGATGAAGACGAGGACGAAGAGGACGGCGAGGACTCTGACAACGAAGGTGATCCGGAAGCCGAGAAATTCGAAGTGGAATATGTGGACGATCTGTACTGCGTGGCGTGTAACAAGACATTTAAAAACGCCAAGGCGCGGGCCAATCACGAGGAGAGCAAAAAGCACAAGGAAAATGTCGAACGACTGTGCCAGGAaatggaggaggaggaggaggcttTCAACGACGCATCCCACGAAGATAGTTTGATTGGCGTAGAGGAGGACCTGGAGGAGTTCCAAATCGCTGACGATCAGTTATCCGGTGAAGAGGCACTGAGCGAAGAGGAATCTGCGCTGAGCAAGCGCagcaaaaagaacaaaaagtcAAGGAAGTCAGCTGCCAAGCCAGCGCAAGAGGAAGTCAGCGATGGCCCAGACGAACCCATAGAGCTGAAGGCAACCAAGAGCGAATCAGAAGACGAAGACTGGAGTAAAGGCAAGAAGGCAGCCAAAAAGAGTAAAAGCAAAAAGTCGGCGGCGAGCAAGGTAAAGCCCGCAGAGCAATCTGCTTCGGAATCCATCCCAAAAGAGGCCAAAGCGACTCCAAGAAGCGGAGATGAAGATCTCGACCCGACCAAGCCGCAACACACTTGCGTCACCTGTAGGCTTGTCTTTGACTCTAAGAATAAGCTTTTTGCCCACCTAAAGAAGACAAACCATGGCGTATATATACCCAAGGCCAAACCAGACGTCGAGGGAAAGCCTCCTGGCAAAGCCAAGGGAAAGCGCAACAAGTAG
- the LOC119549097 gene encoding uncharacterized protein LOC119549097 isoform X2 has translation MFGSKLRSWMETHIVRPRKKGSKHKQAVSEAGSSCSGKKAGTLPPQGSNLTSPVLTSSGSHSIASPVRRREVSPIQCHPPSRRYGWQSPDEDSYVITSPKSDNLLYAPHCYQPHQPLQQPSHHLSVPNSKDNSCAEKSPIRVNCSSSSISSLSWSTGSKEPSSGKQATFREQAINGEYHIPPEEEAEYEEVGALLLRPPAPIAEQQRPQSENLSAMRLIYEEEPRQSSNHVRYGRLLPSKLAQAQLGESLDNLTATPPVPPAPPSGSRMRTPRGMQRSNFMPGPRPHSLPSPESAYSTGYSTDGTSPCAASNYNPPEYYINMRSGTHYFPKSVNSLAIEAKRYKFGLNRIEEMSPMDPLPKSNFASANHGLESSPSPLAVRQQPKLFESPSPRQRCRIRTNPWYNTGEHLPASSGPTRLDLDATSTTSTTSSGIKSSNELEVPAAKTTANKAGKAAAHTANPNSRGTPSKSAKVAGVDTVEGGSGGAPGSGVAYESEGSSTSTEVENLHAPHTIKRRHMEQAETTTTSAPVAAGGGAGATTISFVLSDDEATLNEMIGKFDESYIYEKETDILSDSDITDCCASELDTGQDAGDECDTDELLDIDFIDTSSMQEVVIDRQDLSRNLGSCHYYSNQPISPIMKRKASTRSRRKSGQETGESSQQRRRKRFLKTRKKSCENREKLPSSPLREPRGTRSVGGTPVCLRRNLLSARERIYKTSPLSNRSNSLIFGSSNEKNTLTIAESEKALLKADLEADMKYKQLIMEAESLLESMKNSLQSIPRDTPVASPRRLNPLANKRVEMLKNSEVDSKKQAPPQNPPPLEHELAAAINKRIEMLKFETTSASSPPNSPKLGRCSPRKTHLTNFMNQNAPPELPPRKINGNTPTAPLSPQLQLNGRRLQESPKGKRRTMMVTSTTTTTVISFNGSDSEMESIAVEDIGNHNYLPQQQSNTKIKMDVQTQHKLSAESQINNNFYCPHSEPLKRKVYKGSSSFERIKKNFDMELDANGRSKSNERSQIKLTASVSAKSSMQDVTVDEAKGQAMGGSDRKQQLILNTIVDLKRSLEHQSHQLSGLNGEQN, from the exons ATGTTTGGATCCAAGCTGCGCTCCTGGATGGAGACGCACATCGTGCGTCCCCGTAAGAAGGGCAGCAAGCACAAGCAGGCGGTCTCGGAAGCGGGCAGTTCCTGCTCCGGGAAGAAGGCGGGCACCCTGCCGCCGCAGGGAAGCAACTTGACCAGTCCGGTCCTGACCAGCAGCGGGAGCCACAGCATCGCCAGTCCGGTGCGGAGGCGCGAGGTCTCGCCAATCCAGTGCCAC CCACCCAGTCGGCGATATGGCTGGCAATCCCCAGACGAAGACTCATACGTCATAACTTCGCCCAAGTCGGACAATCTGCTATACGCTCCGCACTGCTATCAGCCCCACCAGCCGCTGCAGCAGCCTTCGCACCACCTTAGTGTGCCCAATAGCAAGGATAACTCCTGTGCCGAGAAGTCGCCCATCAGGGTAAACTGCTCCTCGTCCTCCATATCGTCGTTGTCCTGGTCAACAGGCTCCAAGGAACCCTCTTCTGGCAAGCAAGCCACTTTTAGGGAGCAGGCCATAAATGGGGAATACCACATCCCACCAGAGGAGGAGGCGGAGTACGAGGAGGTGGGCGCTCTGTTGCTCCGGCCTCCGGCCCCCATTGCGGAACAGCAGCGTCCACAGTCCGAGAACTTGAGCGCCATGCGGCTTATCTACGAGGAGGAGCCCAGGCAGAGCAGCAACCATGTCCGATACGGGCGCCTGCTTCCCTCCAAGCTGGCGCAGGCTCAGCTTGGCGAGTCTCTGGACAATTTGACAGCTACGCCTCCAGTCCCACCCGCTCCACCTTCCGGTTCGCGTATGCGAACTCCCCGCGGAATGCAGCGCAGCAACTTTATGCCAGGACCTAGGCCCCACAGCTTGCCCTCGCCAGAGAGCGCCTACTCCACGGGCTACTCCACAGATGGCACATCGCCGTGCGCCGCCAGCAACTACAATCCGCCCGAGTACTACATCAACATGCGCTCGGGAACCCACTACTTCCCCAAGAGCGTAAATTCGCTGGCCATCGAGGCAAAGCGCTACAAGTTCGGCCTAAACCGCATTGAGGAGATGTCGCCCATGGATCCGCTGCCTAAGAGCAACTTCGCAAGTGCCAATCATGGCCTGGAGTCGTCGCCCAGTCCGCTGGCAGTGCGGCAGCAGCCCAAGCTTTTTGAAT CTCCTTCGCCGAGACAGCGCTGTCGCATAAGAACAAATCCATGGTACAACACGGGAGAGCACTTACCAGCCTCCTCGGGCCCCACGCGCCTGGATCTGGATGCCACCAGCACCACCTCCACGACCTCGTCGGGCATTAAGTCAAGCAATGAGCTGGAAGTTCCGGCGGCCAAAACAACAGCAAACAAAGCAGGAAAGGCAGCCGCTCATACTGCCAACCCCAACAGCCGAGGCACTCCTAGCAAGTCTGCCAAAGTGGCAGGTGTGGACACTGTTGAGGGTGGGTCTGGTGGTGCACCTGGTTCAGGGGTCGCTTACGAGTCCGAGGGCTCTTCGACGTCGACTGAAGTGGAAAATCTGCATGCCCCACACACCATAAAGCGTCGTCACATGGAGCAAGCGGAGACGACAACAACTTCAGCGCCTGTGGCTGCTGGCGGTGGAGCTGGAGCTACCACCATCTCCTTCGTGCTCAGTGATGACGAGGCCACACTCAACGAGATGATTGGGAAGTTTGACGAGAGCTACATCTACGAAAAGGAGACTGACATACTAAG CGACTCGGATATTACTGACTGCTGTGCCTCGGAGCTGGATACTGGACAGGATGCGGGTGATGAGTGTGACACGGACGAGCTTTTGGATATTGACTTTATAGACACTTCTTCCATGCAAGAGGTGGTAATCGATCGCCAGGACCTTTCGCGCAATCTGGGCAGCTGCCACTACTATTCGAATCAACCGATTAGCCCGATAATGAAGCGGAAGGCTTCAACCCGCTCCCGCCGCAAAAGCGGTCAAGAGACAGGAGAAAGCTCCCAACAGCGTCGTCGCAAGCGGTTCCTTAAGACCCGCAAGAAGAGCTGCGAAAACCGCGAAAAGCTCCCTTCGTCGCCACTCCGTGAGCCTCGCGGAACCCGAAGTGTGGGAGGTACGCCCGTCTGTTTACGCCGTAATCTACTGAGTGCACGGGAGAG GATCTACAAGACTTCCCCTCTCTCAAACCGCTCTAATTCGCTGATCTTTGGCAGCAGCAATGAGAAGAACACACTCACAATCGCAGAAAGCGAAAAGGCTCTTCTCAAGGCAGACTTAGAGGCTGATATGAAGTACAAGCAGCTCATCATGGAGGCAGAGTCTTTGCTGGAGTCTATGAAGAACAGCTTACAGAG TATTCCCAGAGACACTCCCGTCGCCAGTCCGAGGCGCTTAAATCCCTTGGCCAATAAGCGCGTGGAGATGCTCAAGAACAGTGAGGTGGACTCAAAAAAACAAGCGCCACCTCAAAATCCTCCTCCACTAGAGCATGAACTAGCCGCAGCTATTAATAAACGCATAGAGATGCTAAAGTTTGAGACTACGTCTGCTTCCTCGCCACCAAACAGTCCCAAACTTGGGCGTTGCAGTCCTCGCAAGACGCACCTGACCAACTTCATGAATCAAAATGCGCCGCCAGAGCTGCCGCCCCGCAAGATAAACGGCAACACTCCCACTGCTCCACTCTCGCCGCAGCTTCAGCTAAATGGCAGGCGCCTCCAGGAGAGTCCAAAGGGCAAGAGGCGCACTATGATGGTAACATCCACGACCACGACAACGGTGATCAGCTTTAACGGCAGTGATTCTGAGATGGAGAGCATTGCTGTGGAGGATATTGGCAATCACAACTACTTGCCACAGCAGCAGTCGAACACGAAAATCAAGATGGATGTCCAAACACAGCATAAATTGAGTGCGGAGTCACAGATTAACAACAACTTTTATTGCCCACATAGCGAGCCCTTGAAGCGAAAGGTCTACAAGGGAAGCTCCTCCTTCGAGCGCATAAAGAAGAACTTCGACATGGAATTGG ATGCGAACGGACGGAGCAAGTCGAATGAGCGTTCGCAAATTAAACTTACGGCCTCCGTGTCGGCCAAGAGCTCTATGCAAGACGTGACCGTTGACGAGGCCAAGGGCCAGGCAATGGGCGGTAGCGACCGCAAGCAGCAGCTTATACTTAACACCATCGTCGATTTGAAGCGCAGCTTGGAGCATCAGAGTCACCAGTTGAGTGGCCTAAATGGTGAACAGAACTGA
- the LOC119549097 gene encoding uncharacterized protein LOC119549097 isoform X1, which translates to MFGSKLRSWMETHIVRPRKKGSKHKQAVSEAGSSCSGKKAGTLPPQGSNLTSPVLTSSGSHSIASPVRRREVSPIQCHPPSRRYGWQSPDEDSYVITSPKSDNLLYAPHCYQPHQPLQQPSHHLSVPNSKDNSCAEKSPIRVNCSSSSISSLSWSTGSKEPSSGKQATFREQAINGEYHIPPEEEAEYEEVGALLLRPPAPIAEQQRPQSENLSAMRLIYEEEPRQSSNHVRYGRLLPSKLAQAQLGESLDNLTATPPVPPAPPSGSRMRTPRGMQRSNFMPGPRPHSLPSPESAYSTGYSTDGTSPCAASNYNPPEYYINMRSGTHYFPKSVNSLAIEAKRYKFGLNRIEEMSPMDPLPKSNFASANHGLESSPSPLAVRQQPKLFESPSPRQRCRIRTNPWYNTGEHLPASSGPTRLDLDATSTTSTTSSGIKSSNELEVPAAKTTANKAGKAAAHTANPNSRGTPSKSAKVAGVDTVEGGSGGAPGSGVAYESEGSSTSTEVENLHAPHTIKRRHMEQAETTTTSAPVAAGGGAGATTISFVLSDDEATLNEMIGKFDESYIYEKETDILSSDSDITDCCASELDTGQDAGDECDTDELLDIDFIDTSSMQEVVIDRQDLSRNLGSCHYYSNQPISPIMKRKASTRSRRKSGQETGESSQQRRRKRFLKTRKKSCENREKLPSSPLREPRGTRSVGGTPVCLRRNLLSARERIYKTSPLSNRSNSLIFGSSNEKNTLTIAESEKALLKADLEADMKYKQLIMEAESLLESMKNSLQSIPRDTPVASPRRLNPLANKRVEMLKNSEVDSKKQAPPQNPPPLEHELAAAINKRIEMLKFETTSASSPPNSPKLGRCSPRKTHLTNFMNQNAPPELPPRKINGNTPTAPLSPQLQLNGRRLQESPKGKRRTMMVTSTTTTTVISFNGSDSEMESIAVEDIGNHNYLPQQQSNTKIKMDVQTQHKLSAESQINNNFYCPHSEPLKRKVYKGSSSFERIKKNFDMELDANGRSKSNERSQIKLTASVSAKSSMQDVTVDEAKGQAMGGSDRKQQLILNTIVDLKRSLEHQSHQLSGLNGEQN; encoded by the exons ATGTTTGGATCCAAGCTGCGCTCCTGGATGGAGACGCACATCGTGCGTCCCCGTAAGAAGGGCAGCAAGCACAAGCAGGCGGTCTCGGAAGCGGGCAGTTCCTGCTCCGGGAAGAAGGCGGGCACCCTGCCGCCGCAGGGAAGCAACTTGACCAGTCCGGTCCTGACCAGCAGCGGGAGCCACAGCATCGCCAGTCCGGTGCGGAGGCGCGAGGTCTCGCCAATCCAGTGCCAC CCACCCAGTCGGCGATATGGCTGGCAATCCCCAGACGAAGACTCATACGTCATAACTTCGCCCAAGTCGGACAATCTGCTATACGCTCCGCACTGCTATCAGCCCCACCAGCCGCTGCAGCAGCCTTCGCACCACCTTAGTGTGCCCAATAGCAAGGATAACTCCTGTGCCGAGAAGTCGCCCATCAGGGTAAACTGCTCCTCGTCCTCCATATCGTCGTTGTCCTGGTCAACAGGCTCCAAGGAACCCTCTTCTGGCAAGCAAGCCACTTTTAGGGAGCAGGCCATAAATGGGGAATACCACATCCCACCAGAGGAGGAGGCGGAGTACGAGGAGGTGGGCGCTCTGTTGCTCCGGCCTCCGGCCCCCATTGCGGAACAGCAGCGTCCACAGTCCGAGAACTTGAGCGCCATGCGGCTTATCTACGAGGAGGAGCCCAGGCAGAGCAGCAACCATGTCCGATACGGGCGCCTGCTTCCCTCCAAGCTGGCGCAGGCTCAGCTTGGCGAGTCTCTGGACAATTTGACAGCTACGCCTCCAGTCCCACCCGCTCCACCTTCCGGTTCGCGTATGCGAACTCCCCGCGGAATGCAGCGCAGCAACTTTATGCCAGGACCTAGGCCCCACAGCTTGCCCTCGCCAGAGAGCGCCTACTCCACGGGCTACTCCACAGATGGCACATCGCCGTGCGCCGCCAGCAACTACAATCCGCCCGAGTACTACATCAACATGCGCTCGGGAACCCACTACTTCCCCAAGAGCGTAAATTCGCTGGCCATCGAGGCAAAGCGCTACAAGTTCGGCCTAAACCGCATTGAGGAGATGTCGCCCATGGATCCGCTGCCTAAGAGCAACTTCGCAAGTGCCAATCATGGCCTGGAGTCGTCGCCCAGTCCGCTGGCAGTGCGGCAGCAGCCCAAGCTTTTTGAAT CTCCTTCGCCGAGACAGCGCTGTCGCATAAGAACAAATCCATGGTACAACACGGGAGAGCACTTACCAGCCTCCTCGGGCCCCACGCGCCTGGATCTGGATGCCACCAGCACCACCTCCACGACCTCGTCGGGCATTAAGTCAAGCAATGAGCTGGAAGTTCCGGCGGCCAAAACAACAGCAAACAAAGCAGGAAAGGCAGCCGCTCATACTGCCAACCCCAACAGCCGAGGCACTCCTAGCAAGTCTGCCAAAGTGGCAGGTGTGGACACTGTTGAGGGTGGGTCTGGTGGTGCACCTGGTTCAGGGGTCGCTTACGAGTCCGAGGGCTCTTCGACGTCGACTGAAGTGGAAAATCTGCATGCCCCACACACCATAAAGCGTCGTCACATGGAGCAAGCGGAGACGACAACAACTTCAGCGCCTGTGGCTGCTGGCGGTGGAGCTGGAGCTACCACCATCTCCTTCGTGCTCAGTGATGACGAGGCCACACTCAACGAGATGATTGGGAAGTTTGACGAGAGCTACATCTACGAAAAGGAGACTGACATACTAAG CAGCGACTCGGATATTACTGACTGCTGTGCCTCGGAGCTGGATACTGGACAGGATGCGGGTGATGAGTGTGACACGGACGAGCTTTTGGATATTGACTTTATAGACACTTCTTCCATGCAAGAGGTGGTAATCGATCGCCAGGACCTTTCGCGCAATCTGGGCAGCTGCCACTACTATTCGAATCAACCGATTAGCCCGATAATGAAGCGGAAGGCTTCAACCCGCTCCCGCCGCAAAAGCGGTCAAGAGACAGGAGAAAGCTCCCAACAGCGTCGTCGCAAGCGGTTCCTTAAGACCCGCAAGAAGAGCTGCGAAAACCGCGAAAAGCTCCCTTCGTCGCCACTCCGTGAGCCTCGCGGAACCCGAAGTGTGGGAGGTACGCCCGTCTGTTTACGCCGTAATCTACTGAGTGCACGGGAGAG GATCTACAAGACTTCCCCTCTCTCAAACCGCTCTAATTCGCTGATCTTTGGCAGCAGCAATGAGAAGAACACACTCACAATCGCAGAAAGCGAAAAGGCTCTTCTCAAGGCAGACTTAGAGGCTGATATGAAGTACAAGCAGCTCATCATGGAGGCAGAGTCTTTGCTGGAGTCTATGAAGAACAGCTTACAGAG TATTCCCAGAGACACTCCCGTCGCCAGTCCGAGGCGCTTAAATCCCTTGGCCAATAAGCGCGTGGAGATGCTCAAGAACAGTGAGGTGGACTCAAAAAAACAAGCGCCACCTCAAAATCCTCCTCCACTAGAGCATGAACTAGCCGCAGCTATTAATAAACGCATAGAGATGCTAAAGTTTGAGACTACGTCTGCTTCCTCGCCACCAAACAGTCCCAAACTTGGGCGTTGCAGTCCTCGCAAGACGCACCTGACCAACTTCATGAATCAAAATGCGCCGCCAGAGCTGCCGCCCCGCAAGATAAACGGCAACACTCCCACTGCTCCACTCTCGCCGCAGCTTCAGCTAAATGGCAGGCGCCTCCAGGAGAGTCCAAAGGGCAAGAGGCGCACTATGATGGTAACATCCACGACCACGACAACGGTGATCAGCTTTAACGGCAGTGATTCTGAGATGGAGAGCATTGCTGTGGAGGATATTGGCAATCACAACTACTTGCCACAGCAGCAGTCGAACACGAAAATCAAGATGGATGTCCAAACACAGCATAAATTGAGTGCGGAGTCACAGATTAACAACAACTTTTATTGCCCACATAGCGAGCCCTTGAAGCGAAAGGTCTACAAGGGAAGCTCCTCCTTCGAGCGCATAAAGAAGAACTTCGACATGGAATTGG ATGCGAACGGACGGAGCAAGTCGAATGAGCGTTCGCAAATTAAACTTACGGCCTCCGTGTCGGCCAAGAGCTCTATGCAAGACGTGACCGTTGACGAGGCCAAGGGCCAGGCAATGGGCGGTAGCGACCGCAAGCAGCAGCTTATACTTAACACCATCGTCGATTTGAAGCGCAGCTTGGAGCATCAGAGTCACCAGTTGAGTGGCCTAAATGGTGAACAGAACTGA